The Halichoerus grypus chromosome 15, mHalGry1.hap1.1, whole genome shotgun sequence genome includes a window with the following:
- the ZNF565 gene encoding zinc finger protein 565 isoform X2, with product MITNDMTGPWCPELESRCEKFPRKDISEVESFSWEIMESLKCCNFDGSSLRDGWEYKGQFERQQVTQECCFKQVKVMYENMPTFEHRTSLTLHQNNEIGEKLIECNECGKAFSRGSHLIQHQKTHTGEKPFECKECGKAFSRASHLVQHQRIHTGEKPYDCKECGKAFGRTSELILHQRLHTGVKPYECKECGKTFRQHSQLILHQRTHTGEKPYVCKDCGKAFIRGSQLTVHRRIHTGARPYQCKECGKAFRQHSQLTVHQRIHTGEKPYECKECGKGFIHSSEVTRHQRIHSGEKPYECKECGKAFRQHAQLTRHQRVHTGDRPYECKDCGKAFSRSSYLIQHQRIHTGDKPYECKECGKAFIRVSQLTHHQRIHTCEKPYQCRECGMAFIRSSQLTEHQRIHPGIKPYECRECGQAFILGSQLIEHYRIHTG from the coding sequence agctGGAGTCCAGGTGTGAGAAATTTCCACGAAAAGATATTTCTGAAGTAGAGTCATTCAGTTGGGAAATAATGGAAAGCCTTAAATGCTGTAATTTTGATGGCTCTAGTTTGAGAGATGGCTGGGAATACAAAGGCCAATTTGAAAGACAACAAGTAACTCAGGAATGCTGTTTCAAGCAAGTAAAAGTCATGTATGAAAACATGCCCACTTTTGAGCATCGTACATCCCTCACTTTACATCAGAACAATGAGATTGGTGAAAAACTGattgaatgtaatgaatgtggaaaagcaTTTAGCCGTGGCTCACACCTTATTCAGCATCAGAAAACTCACACTGGTGAAAAACCttttgaatgtaaggaatgtgggaaggcctttagtCGTGCCTCACACCTTGttcaacatcagagaattcatacaggTGAGAAACCTTATGactgtaaggaatgtgggaaggctttTGGCCGTACTTCAGAACTCATTCTACATCAAAGACTTCATACTGGTGtcaaaccctatgaatgtaaagaatgtggaaagACCTTTAGACAGCATTCACAACTTATTCTGCATCAAAGAACTCACACAGGTGAGAAACCCTATGTATGTAAAGACTGTGGGAAGGCTTTTATTCGTGGCTCACAACTTACTGTTCATCGGAGAATTCATACAGGTGCTAGACCTTAtcaatgtaaagaatgtgggaaagcctttagaCAGCATTCACAGCTTACTGTCCACCAGAGgattcatactggtgagaaaccctatgagtgtaaggaatgtgggaagggcTTTATTCATAGCTCAGAAGTTACTCGACATCAAAGAATTCATTCTGGGGAGAAACCCTacgaatgtaaggaatgtgggaaggcctttagaCAACACGCACAGCTTACACGACATCAGAGAGTTCATACTGGTGACAGACCTTATGAATGTAAGGACTGTGGGAAGGCGTTTAGTCGTAGTTCATACCTTAttcaacatcagagaattcatacaggtgacaaaccctatgaatgtaaggaatgtgggaaagcctttattcGTGTTTCACAACTGACCCATCATCAGCGAATTCATACTTGTGAGAAACCCTATCAATGTAGGGAATGTGGAATGGCCTTTATTCGTAGTTCACAACTTACtgaacatcagagaattcatccTGGGATCAAACCTTATGAATGTAGAGAATGTGGGCAGGCCTTTATTCTTGGCTCACAGCTCATCGAACACTACAGAATCCATACTGGTTAG
- the ZNF565 gene encoding zinc finger protein 565 isoform X3: MESLKCCNFDGSSLRDGWEYKGQFERQQVTQECCFKQVKVMYENMPTFEHRTSLTLHQNNEIGEKLIECNECGKAFSRGSHLIQHQKTHTGEKPFECKECGKAFSRASHLVQHQRIHTGEKPYDCKECGKAFGRTSELILHQRLHTGVKPYECKECGKTFRQHSQLILHQRTHTGEKPYVCKDCGKAFIRGSQLTVHRRIHTGARPYQCKECGKAFRQHSQLTVHQRIHTGEKPYECKECGKGFIHSSEVTRHQRIHSGEKPYECKECGKAFRQHAQLTRHQRVHTGDRPYECKDCGKAFSRSSYLIQHQRIHTGDKPYECKECGKAFIRVSQLTHHQRIHTCEKPYQCRECGMAFIRSSQLTEHQRIHPGIKPYECRECGQAFILGSQLIEHYRIHTG; the protein is encoded by the coding sequence ATGGAAAGCCTTAAATGCTGTAATTTTGATGGCTCTAGTTTGAGAGATGGCTGGGAATACAAAGGCCAATTTGAAAGACAACAAGTAACTCAGGAATGCTGTTTCAAGCAAGTAAAAGTCATGTATGAAAACATGCCCACTTTTGAGCATCGTACATCCCTCACTTTACATCAGAACAATGAGATTGGTGAAAAACTGattgaatgtaatgaatgtggaaaagcaTTTAGCCGTGGCTCACACCTTATTCAGCATCAGAAAACTCACACTGGTGAAAAACCttttgaatgtaaggaatgtgggaaggcctttagtCGTGCCTCACACCTTGttcaacatcagagaattcatacaggTGAGAAACCTTATGactgtaaggaatgtgggaaggctttTGGCCGTACTTCAGAACTCATTCTACATCAAAGACTTCATACTGGTGtcaaaccctatgaatgtaaagaatgtggaaagACCTTTAGACAGCATTCACAACTTATTCTGCATCAAAGAACTCACACAGGTGAGAAACCCTATGTATGTAAAGACTGTGGGAAGGCTTTTATTCGTGGCTCACAACTTACTGTTCATCGGAGAATTCATACAGGTGCTAGACCTTAtcaatgtaaagaatgtgggaaagcctttagaCAGCATTCACAGCTTACTGTCCACCAGAGgattcatactggtgagaaaccctatgagtgtaaggaatgtgggaagggcTTTATTCATAGCTCAGAAGTTACTCGACATCAAAGAATTCATTCTGGGGAGAAACCCTacgaatgtaaggaatgtgggaaggcctttagaCAACACGCACAGCTTACACGACATCAGAGAGTTCATACTGGTGACAGACCTTATGAATGTAAGGACTGTGGGAAGGCGTTTAGTCGTAGTTCATACCTTAttcaacatcagagaattcatacaggtgacaaaccctatgaatgtaaggaatgtgggaaagcctttattcGTGTTTCACAACTGACCCATCATCAGCGAATTCATACTTGTGAGAAACCCTATCAATGTAGGGAATGTGGAATGGCCTTTATTCGTAGTTCACAACTTACtgaacatcagagaattcatccTGGGATCAAACCTTATGAATGTAGAGAATGTGGGCAGGCCTTTATTCTTGGCTCACAGCTCATCGAACACTACAGAATCCATACTGGTTAG